A genome region from Arthrobacter sp. V1I9 includes the following:
- the hemE gene encoding uroporphyrinogen decarboxylase → MTSSPATSAAGALAADHPLVDGRTADSPLITAYRGGKPSRRPVWFMRQAGRSLPEYLKVREGIAMLDSCLRPELASEITLQPVRRHDVDAGIFFSDIVIPLKLAGVGVDIVPGVGPVLDKPVRTAADVAALPQLTWEALEPIREAVRLTVAELGSTPLIGFAGAPFTLAAYMVEGKPSRDHLGPRTMMHADPETWRALANWAADASGMFLQAQLEAGASAGQLFDSWAGSLGLADYTKFVAPASTRALDHVRHLGAPLIHFGTGTSELLVAMRDVGVDVVGVDYRLPLDEANRRLGGSVPLQGNIDPALLSAPWDILEAHVRSVIEAGAAAPGHVLNLGHGVPPETDPAVLTRVVELIHSISPE, encoded by the coding sequence ATGACTTCCAGCCCTGCCACGTCCGCTGCCGGCGCCCTTGCTGCAGACCATCCACTGGTGGATGGCCGCACCGCAGACTCGCCGCTGATCACGGCCTACCGGGGCGGGAAGCCTTCCCGCCGCCCCGTCTGGTTCATGCGGCAGGCCGGGCGCTCACTTCCTGAGTACCTCAAGGTCCGCGAAGGCATCGCCATGCTGGACTCCTGCCTGCGGCCGGAGCTTGCTTCGGAGATCACCCTCCAGCCGGTCCGCCGCCACGACGTGGACGCCGGCATCTTCTTTTCCGACATCGTCATCCCGTTGAAGCTGGCAGGCGTCGGCGTCGACATCGTGCCCGGGGTAGGTCCGGTCCTGGACAAGCCCGTGCGGACAGCCGCCGACGTGGCCGCCCTGCCGCAGCTGACCTGGGAGGCGCTTGAACCCATCCGCGAAGCGGTCCGCCTCACGGTGGCCGAACTCGGGAGCACCCCGCTGATTGGCTTCGCCGGAGCTCCCTTTACCCTGGCTGCCTACATGGTGGAGGGCAAACCGTCCCGCGACCACCTCGGGCCCCGCACCATGATGCACGCAGACCCGGAGACCTGGCGTGCGCTCGCCAACTGGGCTGCCGACGCGTCCGGCATGTTCCTGCAGGCCCAGCTGGAGGCCGGCGCCTCTGCGGGGCAGCTGTTTGACTCGTGGGCAGGCTCCCTGGGCTTGGCCGACTACACAAAATTCGTGGCTCCGGCCTCCACCCGGGCCCTCGACCATGTGCGGCACCTGGGCGCGCCGCTCATCCATTTCGGTACCGGCACCTCCGAGCTTCTTGTCGCCATGCGGGACGTGGGCGTGGACGTGGTGGGCGTTGACTATCGCCTGCCGCTGGACGAGGCCAACCGCAGGCTGGGCGGATCGGTCCCGCTGCAGGGCAACATCGACCCTGCCCTCCTGTCGGCCCCCTGGGACATCCTCGAAGCCCACGTCCGCTCTGTTATTGAAGCCGGAGCAGCCGCGCCCGGCCACGTCCTTAATCTCGGCCACGGCGTTCCCCCCGAGACCGACCCTGCCGTCCTTACCCGGGTCGTAGAGCTCATCCACTCCATCTCGCCGGAATAA